From Melospiza melodia melodia isolate bMelMel2 chromosome 2, bMelMel2.pri, whole genome shotgun sequence:
AAGAGTATGtagaaaacaacaacaagaaaagatAAGTGTTGACTATTTTCCTGGTGTTCCTTTGTAGTTGCTACCACTGGCCCATCTGTGTTCTACAGCCAATCACCTGCCTATAACTCTCAGTATCTTCTGGGAACTGCTGCAACCAATGTAACACCGGCAAAGgtgagaataattttttttccttaaaatgctTCCAATGATCTGAAAATGACTGACTGGTTTTGATTCTGTACATCGTTGGATGTAATTGCAGTTCCTTATGCAGAATTTGGTCAACTTAAACTGCTGGGGATAAAATTATAATTTGTCTCCCTGCTTAACTTCTGGGATATGGAGTTTGGGTGGAAAagctagaaaaatattttatatgtgtGTACATTTCTCGTACAGGTATGTATAATAGCGCTTAACTATTCCCCCCTTAACTGTGTGGCAAAAGAGAATGGGGTTTTCAAAACTTCTTTTCATGTAAAAGCCACTCATATTGTGCCCCTTTTTCAATGTTTGTTCTCAAATGCCCATCAAGTTTCAAGCTAAGGTAAAACTGGTTTAGATTTAAACTTGAAAGCATGCCTTTGTTTTAAGAGTGCACATTACATGGGCTTCAGCACAGTAATATTTTGTCCTCTTTGTTACCCTAATAAGCAGAGCacttgttttctgctttttctttagCCTCCTGTCTATGGCATGAACCGACTTGCGCCTCAGCCGCATATCTATTCCTATCAGCCACCACCCATGCATACACCACCTCTGCAAAACACTTCTGGTTGTATGTTTTCCCAAGAAATGTATGGCCCACCTCTGCGTTTTGATTCTCCTGGCACTACACTCATTTCTCCTCGTACAGCTGATGACTATTACAACTACAGTGTTCCACAGGCAAGCACCAATCCAACACTGCCTAAACCAGGCTATTTCACAAACCGTTCAGCCACGCCACCCACCTTAAAGCCTGCAGAACCAAAAGCAATGCCTAAATTTGGACAGCCAGGAACAGCAGAAGGATCAAAACCACCCATGTCAACACCAGCACAGCCAAGTCAGCCGACAACTTTTAAGTTTAAACCTAACTTCAAGTCTAATGATGGAGACTTCACTTTTTCTTCTCCCCCTCAAGTTGCTCCACAGCCCCTTAATGCACCTTTTAATAGTAGAGAAAGCCTCTTGGATCTTCTAACATCTGACAAACCTTTACAGGATGATAGATACGTTGATCAAAAGCCAGTTAGTGATCCCACAAACAGTTCaagaaatattttcaattttaGCAATAAACATATTCCAGGCATGTCTCTTCGAGATAACACAGGACAAAATGTACACAAAAATGTGGGTTTTGAGAAGAGTGATACATTTAGTGCTCAAGAACCAAGTAAGCCTGTATTTATGGCTTCAAATTCAGATTTGGCCAATAGAAGTCATGAAACAGAAGGAGGAAGCACCCATGGTggagatgaggatgatgatggtcCTCATTTTGATCCTGTAGTACCACTTCCTGATAAGATTGAAGTAAAGACAGGtgaggaagatgaagaagaatTCTTTTGCAACAGAGCCAAGCTCTTTCGTTTTGATGCAGAATCTAAAGAATGGAAAGAAAGGGGTATTGGAAATGTGAAAATACTGAAACATAAAGTATCTGGCAAATTTCGTCTCTTAATGAGACGGGACCAAGTGCTGAAAATCTGTGCAAATCACTACATAAATACTGATATGAAATTAACTCCAAATGCTGCATCAGATAAGTCATTTGTATGGCATGCTTTAGACTATGCAGATGAATTGCCAAAACCAGAACAGCTTGCAATTAGATTTAAAACACCTGAAGAAGCAATGCTTTTCAAAAAAAAGTTTGAGGAGgcacagaatattttaaaatcctTGGGATCAAATGCTGACACGTCTGTGGCTCAGAGCAGTGGAACTGCAAAAGAAACAGCGAATCAGGACATCAAGGAGCCCAACAGAACCACTTCTGGGACCATGAACTTGGGCTTTCAGTTTCTAAAAGATGGAACAAGCAGTGAACCTGACAGCAAAGGCACCCTTACAGCTACATCCACTGCATCTAGCACTACCATTTCATTTGGGAAGGATGCTCAGCAAGCCTGTTCTTCTGGTGGGTTTGGGCAGCATCTCTTGAAGAAGGACCAATGGGTGTGTAAAGTGTGTTTAGTTCCAAATGAAGCAACTGTAAAGAACTGTGTAGCATGTGAAAGTCCAAATCCAGGTATGTGGGAAACACATGGCACTCCAATGACTGGCTCTGCAAGTTTGAAACCAAGTGGTAACACAGTGCAGGACAAGTTTGGATCTCCTTTTGCTAAAAAGGAAGGTCAGTGGGACTGCTCTGTATGCTCAACCCGAAATGAAGCAGAAGATGTGAACTGCTCTTCCTGTCAGAATCCAAAACCTCAAAATCAACCAAATACATCCATACCTTCTGTTCTGGCATCTGCTGGTCTGGAGCTTGGTTCCATTGCTGATACAAGTAAGCCACAGAAAAATGGGTTTGAAGGGCTTTTTACTAAAAAGGAAGGTCAGTGGGATTGTAGTACTTGTCTTGTGAGGAACGAAGGTTCTTCGCTAACCTGCGTAGCCTGCGAAACGCCGAATCCATCTGCTAAGCCAGCTGGCGATGCTTTGCCAACTCCTGCTTTTGGCTTGAAAAGTAAATTGCCTGAACTTGGTGGAGGACAGTTGGCAACAGGCTTTAAGTTTGGTCTTGAGCAAGGCAAGACACCACCATTTACATTTCAGATTTCTTCTGATACTGAAGCTAAGCCTGCAAAGGAAGGATTTAGCTTTTCAATGCAAATGCCTGCAGGTGGATTTAAATTTGGGATCCAGGAGTCTAGTAAATTTGGGATACAGGAGTCTAGTAAAAATACCACTAAGAAAGATGAGCCATCCAAAGAGCATACAACTGGTTTCTTAAAAAGCGTTGatgaaaaagacaaaaaggaaTTGCCCTCAGACAGTGGAATTGGATTCCAATTTCAAGAAACAGCAGACAAGGAGAAAATTGACTTTGTTTTTGGGCAAAATAGCAGCACTTCTACTTTTGCTGAGCTTGCAAAAAGTACTCCTAGGGAAGGTTTTCAATTTGGCAAAAAGGACCCTAACTTCAAAGGCTTTTCAGGTGCAGGTGAAAAGTTGTTTTCTTCACAAAATTCTAAAACAGATCAGAAAGCAAACACCTCTGCTGACCTTAGTGAGAAGGATGATGATGTGTATAGGACAGAGGAGAGTGATGATATCCATTTTGAACCTATAGTTCAGATGCCTGAAAAAGTAGAACCTTTTACAGGAGAGGAAGATGAGAAAGTGTTATACTCCCAGAGAGTAAAGCTGTTCAGGTTTGATCCAGAAACAAGCCAGTGGAAGGAACGTGGGGTAGGCATTCTGAAGATTCTTAAAAACGAAGTTAACGGCAAAGTAAGAATATTGATGCGGCGTGAGCAAGTACTGAAGGTGTGTGCAAATCACTGGATAACAACAACAATGAACTTGAAACAGCTGTCTGGCTCAGACAAAGCATGGATGTGGATGGCCAATGACTTTTCTGATGGTGATGCAAAGTTGGAGCATCTGGCAGCAAAATTCAAGACACCAGAGCAGGCTGAGGAGTTCAAACAGAAGTTTGAAGAATGTCAGAGGCTACTACTAGATATACCACTGCAGACACCCCATAAACTTGTTGATACAGGTAGGACAGCTCAGCTTATACAGAAAGCAGAAGAAATGAAGTGTGGCTTAAAAGATCTCAAAACTTTTCTGACAGATGACAAAACCAAACTGTCAGAAGAGGAAAGTGGAAACCCTGCTTGTACCAGCAGTACTTCTGATTTGGTTATAAAACCACATGCTGAAAGTACAGGCCCTACTCTGGAGTGGGATAACTATGACTTGCGTGAAGAAGCATTGGATGATAGTGTAAGCAGTTCTGTATATGCATCACCTCTTGCAAGTAGCCCTGTAAGGAAAAATCTGTTTAGATTTGGAGAGTCTACCACTGGTTTTAGTTTCAGCTTTAAATCTGCTTTGAGCCCATCCAAATCTCCTGCTAAACAGAATCAGAGTAGAACATCAGTAGGCACAGATGAAGATTCTGATGTTACTCAAGAAGAGGAAAGAGATGGACAGTACTTTGAACCTGTGGTACCTCTGCCTGATCTTGTGGAAGTGACCAGTGGTGAGGAAAATGAGCAAGTTGTCTTCAGCCATAGAGCCAAACTCTACAGATACGACAAAGATGCAAATCAGTGGAAAGAGAGAGGGATTGGGGATATCAAGATATTGCAGAACTATGACAACAAACAAGTTCGTATAGTAATGAGAAGGGACCAGGTACTAAAACTGTGTGCCAATCACAGGATAACACCAGAGATGAATTTGCAACAAATGAAAGGATCTGATAGAGCCTGGGTATGGACTGCATGTGACTTTGCAGATGGGGAAAGAAAAGTGGAACTTCTGGCTGTGCGATTCAAGCTGCAAGATGTTGCAGACTCATTTAAGCAAATTTTTGATGAAGCAAAGCATGCCCAAGAGAGAGAGACACTGATAACACCTCTTTCTTCTCGTGCCAATACACCAAAGGAATTTCCATGTGGTAAAAATGCTGTAGCTGTGCTAGAAGAAACAACCAGAGAAAGAACTGATGTCAGCCATGGTGATGATACTTCTGATACAACTGTAgaggctgcagaggtggcaaGTACTTCTGAAACACCAACAAAAGCAGTGGTTTCTCCTCCAAAGTTTGTATTTGGATCTGAATCTGTCAAGAGCATTTTCAGTAATGAAAAATCAAAGACATTCACATTTGGAAATACTTCAGCCACTGGTTCTCTCTTTGGCTTCAGTTTTAATCCCCCAAGAAAGAGTGAAGGCCATATTCCAGCATCTCAGGACACAGCACAGAAAGAGCCAGAAGGCTCTGAACCACCAAAAATCTCAAATGCTACTCAGAAGCCTGTAGACAGCAAGGTAGACAACTTGCCAGCTTCATCACAAGATGGACCGTCCAACTTCTCATTTAGAATTCTGGAAAAAGGTGAGTAGGAGTTTTACTAGTAATTCAAGTATGCAACTTACTAAGCAGTCAGCTCTGTGCTATTCATTATTGTTTATTCTCTTGAGAATAAGTAGTGTCTTTCAGTTTTGATGCAGGTATCCACATGTTCTCCAGTGATTCAACTAAAGAAGGGAATTTCAAgtcatattttcatttttatttgaaaataactGTATGATGCAGGATGGAAATTTGTGTACTGAGAACAGAATTTTCAGGTAGAGCTTAAACTCTGAAGTGCTGCATCTGAATCTTGGATTTAAATGCCCAAAGAATTTGTGGATTTGCTTTTGGGACTTAGATAGTTGATGTTGTATGTACCTGCATCTTTACTCTGAGTGGCCAAGTGTGAGAACAGCAGATGTATGCTTCAGCTAAAAATTGCATTATCCCCATAATTAAGTAGATGGGTATTCTGAAACTTGTCTATACTTTGTTTCAAGTGTTAAATACCAGCCTCTGTAATTTTGGTTGTGTAGCTTAACATCAAATGTCAGCCTGCTTCCTGAGCCTGAAAAAGAGATTGTGATGGCATACTCAGTTGTATGGTTTCTGTTATAGTCTGAAAAAGATGCACaggcagaagctgtggctgtgacAGGAGCACTGTAATGGGCTGAAGTGTCTTTGTGAAAAGGATGGGATGTCTCAGAATTACGAACATGTCCTGTCTCTTTATTAGCTTAAGTGTAGTGAAGTGACATGGCAGAAGCTGATAGCTGCAGTTCATTAACATGAGTTGGATAAGCTTGTGTAGAAACAGATGAAATTTCCTGCTGTGAAATATGACTATGGAATACTTGCAGAACATAGAGAAGTCTGTTCTATCCTTTTAAAATTATATAccaacaatttatttttttaggaTTTAATTTTAGCCTCTTTAAATCTAATCCAATGGCCTTTTGGACAAGCACATCCTCCATGCAACCTGATAGTAAAGGTATTTGCATACTGCACTGAATGTGTGATAAAAACACTCTAGCAGGCATGGACAATAACCCAGCTGGGTCAAAGCAGCTGGCTCAGTAATCCTTATAATTAACATGCATGCTGAAGGAGAGTACTTAAAATTGCGTGTCTGACTACTCTATTTGTCCTGTCAAAGAATGTTTCTAGCCCTTTGTATGTTTACATGAGCCAGCACAATGGATGGCCCTGTTTAAGCTTCTGGCTTCTGTTTGTCCTGTTTTTTGAGGATATGTGCCCTGCACTTCTTCCGTCACAGTTTTACTATGCGTGCACACTAGATCTCTTAAATTCCATTTTTCTAGAGAAATTACATTTTTGTTTTCAGAGAATGCCTTGTGGTGCCTGATATGGTTTACTCTATGTCAATGAAATAGCCTGAAGATCTTGAGACAGCTTATCCAGTCAAGAGCTTGAATGTATTTAGCCTCTGTGGAAGTGTTCTCTTCAGTTTCCCAACTGTCAGTGTTAACTGCTGAGCTTTTAGAAAGAAAGAGTGCACAGAAGCGAGAGCCACCTTCATATATAATCTATAGTCCACCTTAGTTGTTAGAAAACTTCTGCCAATTTGTAACCAATTTGTTTACATTCAGATCCTGTAGACAAAACTGCTACAGCTTATAGTTTGATTAGATTTGACTGCTAGTGTGCTGCTTGCAAATATGCTTGCTGTAAGAATGCTCAACTTACACggttttaaaagtattttaattttaaataacaaACTTTTAGTCTGCATAAGACAGTCTTCCAGTATTAGTGTCTTGCATTGTTTCAAAGTGTCAAAATGTCATTTGATAAGCTGTTCTTACTTGAGCACTGAATTCCTGTTCTGTATACATAACCTAAAGTCACTTGCTCTGTATTTTCAACCATCCCTGTGGATGGAGTTTATGAACAATTCATTTCTATTTTCATAAGTGTCCATAATGTGGAGTGATTAATCATTCTGTGCCAATGCACACATGCAAGAACTTTTCCTACCTCGGATTGATCATGGTTTTATATGGGGGCATATGGCAGGGGGAATGtatttaaagaaacaaaataagCCTTTCTGGGACTTTAAACTGTTCTTCACTTCTACTTTTCTAATAATTAGGTTGTGATTATATTTTTAGTGGTTTGTTCACAGTTGATAATTGTCTTCAGTGTAACTTTTTGTTCTTTGAGCTCTGACTTAA
This genomic window contains:
- the RGPD4 gene encoding ranBP2-like and GRIP domain-containing protein 4 isoform X1, which translates into the protein MMRRTKPEVERYVASLQAAAPSPREKSMKGFLFAKLYFEIKEYELAKRYISTYLNVQERDPKAHRFLGQIYEAEDNIEKAFGCYKRSVELNPTQKDLVLKIAELLCNNDITDGRAKYWVDRAAKLFPGSPAIYRLKEQLLDCKGEDGWNQLFDLIQAELYARPDDVYINIRLVALYRSNNRLKDAVLHCQEAEKRIPLQSSLEWCSCVVETFEEYLESLQDSEYDKNNWRTIKKDHLLAYSSFVKLTLSSRDVQECREALESFDRALQSVKPYVSAADELSRTYVEMRGQLYMHAGALLLKMAQDNETQWRAMCELAALCYLLSFQVPKPKSKLIKGDQTGQDMLEMLACDRKSQSGHMLLNLSHGKQDFFKEIVESFANKNGSFALFDSLFESGASRERSFIGTDDIGNVSTQAPVQIELHKYDIGAIRLHNGSLQHLVWLGLQWNSMSVLPPMRKWLKQLFHLPQETSRLETDAPESICLLDLEVFLLGVIFTSNLQLQEKFNSHYSAHQPQFLPLPICKQLYTEKQKSWWDAVRTLLQRKSVPGTAAKLRLIVQHGISTLRTLDKHGLQPALIIHWAKSLQKTGISLNSFYDQKEYIGRSVYYWKKVLPMLETIKKKRSISEPTDPLFKHFHSVDVQVFQVAAYEEEAQIAFAMLDAVDGKTDDALIAFEAIENVVSYWNLAMIFQRKAEEIENDVMLPEEHEEHKTYLLKAKYYLMKIIAESSSDMSVAEKLPVSLETVREVLDTVIQELGENCEEGSLAFRNGLSRTVDSAMKHSTPSPTKFSFSPTKTYKFSPKTPPQWAEDHKSILQMICQQVEALKNDLQEMKLNNSNTNASHRWPAENYGTDAIPDSYQRAQNLHEAPLTVATTGPSVFYSQSPAYNSQYLLGTAATNVTPAKPPVYGMNRLAPQPHIYSYQPPPMHTPPLQNTSGCMFSQEMYGPPLRFDSPGTTLISPRTADDYYNYSVPQASTNPTLPKPGYFTNRSATPPTLKPAEPKAMPKFGQPGTAEGSKPPMSTPAQPSQPTTFKFKPNFKSNDGDFTFSSPPQVAPQPLNAPFNSRESLLDLLTSDKPLQDDRYVDQKPVSDPTNSSRNIFNFSNKHIPGMSLRDNTGQNVHKNVGFEKSDTFSAQEPSKPVFMASNSDLANRSHETEGGSTHGGDEDDDGPHFDPVVPLPDKIEVKTGEEDEEEFFCNRAKLFRFDAESKEWKERGIGNVKILKHKVSGKFRLLMRRDQVLKICANHYINTDMKLTPNAASDKSFVWHALDYADELPKPEQLAIRFKTPEEAMLFKKKFEEAQNILKSLGSNADTSVAQSSGTAKETANQDIKEPNRTTSGTMNLGFQFLKDGTSSEPDSKGTLTATSTASSTTISFGKDAQQACSSGGFGQHLLKKDQWVCKVCLVPNEATVKNCVACESPNPGMWETHGTPMTGSASLKPSGNTVQDKFGSPFAKKEGQWDCSVCSTRNEAEDVNCSSCQNPKPQNQPNTSIPSVLASAGLELGSIADTSKPQKNGFEGLFTKKEGQWDCSTCLVRNEGSSLTCVACETPNPSAKPAGDALPTPAFGLKSKLPELGGGQLATGFKFGLEQGKTPPFTFQISSDTEAKPAKEGFSFSMQMPAGGFKFGIQESSKFGIQESSKNTTKKDEPSKEHTTGFLKSVDEKDKKELPSDSGIGFQFQETADKEKIDFVFGQNSSTSTFAELAKSTPREGFQFGKKDPNFKGFSGAGEKLFSSQNSKTDQKANTSADLSEKDDDVYRTEESDDIHFEPIVQMPEKVEPFTGEEDEKVLYSQRVKLFRFDPETSQWKERGVGILKILKNEVNGKVRILMRREQVLKVCANHWITTTMNLKQLSGSDKAWMWMANDFSDGDAKLEHLAAKFKTPEQAEEFKQKFEECQRLLLDIPLQTPHKLVDTGRTAQLIQKAEEMKCGLKDLKTFLTDDKTKLSEEESGNPACTSSTSDLVIKPHAESTGPTLEWDNYDLREEALDDSVSSSVYASPLASSPVRKNLFRFGESTTGFSFSFKSALSPSKSPAKQNQSRTSVGTDEDSDVTQEEERDGQYFEPVVPLPDLVEVTSGEENEQVVFSHRAKLYRYDKDANQWKERGIGDIKILQNYDNKQVRIVMRRDQVLKLCANHRITPEMNLQQMKGSDRAWVWTACDFADGERKVELLAVRFKLQDVADSFKQIFDEAKHAQERETLITPLSSRANTPKEFPCGKNAVAVLEETTRERTDVSHGDDTSDTTVEAAEVASTSETPTKAVVSPPKFVFGSESVKSIFSNEKSKTFTFGNTSATGSLFGFSFNPPRKSEGHIPASQDTAQKEPEGSEPPKISNATQKPVDSKVDNLPASSQDGPSNFSFRILEKGFNFSLFKSNPMAFWTSTSSMQPDSKAEKTTVSEDDVPSDEVVIVYELTPTPEQRALADFLKLPSTFFCYKNKPGYASDEDDDEDYETAVKKLNGRLYPSDSEEKKKGQGPVKAGLAKKSEFNNERECAATLERKPAPEEKDGTKALQVPSASVCGVSTDTEGDTLENLKSEAKIQEMKENEVANSSDLVSTSKEEIPIPSKDEVTELAQSGTSSEESHSTTETVQVSQTLSRAEDKPVDLSTKKSDSDGSESTQENKIISFGFGNTAGLSFADLASKSSEDFAFGSKDKNFKWANTGATVFGDTTRKADEDEGGSDDEVVHSDDIHFEPIVSLPEVEVKSGEEDEEILFKERAKLYRWDRDVTQWKERGVGEIKILFHTQKKYYRILMRRDQVLKVCANHVITKEMNLVPSDTSNNAFIWTATDYADGEVKVEQFAVRFKSQEMANSFKKMFEECQRSLSELQKGHLSLAAGLSKDTNPVVYFEVSADDEPLGHITMELFANIVPRTAENFRALCTGEKGFGFKNSRFHRIVTDFVCQGGDITNHDGTGGRSIYGTAFEDENFIVKHTGPGLLSMANKGRDTNNSQFFITLKKAEHLDFKHVVFGFVKDGMDVVKKIESFGSPKGLVNGRIVITDCGQI